A single window of Streptococcus cristatus ATCC 51100 DNA harbors:
- a CDS encoding LacI family DNA-binding transcriptional regulator, whose product MRVTIKEVAKLAGVSPSTVTRVVQNKSTISDETKKRVRAAMKELDYHPNLNARSLVSQSTQVIGLVLPDDSDLFYQNPFFPTVLRGISRIASEHDYAIQISTGQDEERRLENIKQMIFGKRVDGLIFLYSKPNDPLVDFAIKNQFPFLILGKAVSPFVSLVDNDNIKAGYDATKYFLDQGYKKIAFLAGNKELVVSQDRFAGYKQALEEAGIPLDENIVKFSFGFLLEDSSYKIMEKMPIQEIEAFVTSDSMVAEGALHYLKDIDYRFPIITFDSIKPRIDVDAYININTLELGRESFRTLLQIIKDNKDDKHTCYRQVIPHSILTR is encoded by the coding sequence ATGCGCGTTACGATTAAAGAAGTAGCGAAACTAGCGGGTGTGTCTCCCTCAACTGTGACACGCGTCGTACAAAACAAGTCAACTATCAGCGATGAAACTAAAAAACGGGTTCGTGCTGCCATGAAAGAGCTGGACTATCATCCAAATCTCAACGCTAGAAGTCTGGTCAGCCAATCAACCCAAGTCATCGGCCTAGTGCTGCCCGATGATTCGGATCTTTTTTACCAAAACCCATTCTTCCCAACTGTCTTGCGGGGGATTTCGCGCATCGCGTCTGAACATGACTATGCCATTCAGATTAGCACCGGACAGGACGAAGAGCGTCGTTTAGAAAATATTAAACAAATGATTTTCGGAAAACGCGTTGATGGTTTGATTTTTCTCTATTCTAAGCCAAACGATCCGCTGGTTGACTTTGCGATTAAAAATCAGTTTCCTTTCTTGATTTTAGGGAAAGCAGTGTCACCATTTGTTTCTTTGGTCGATAATGATAATATCAAGGCTGGCTACGATGCAACCAAATATTTCCTAGATCAAGGTTATAAAAAAATTGCCTTTCTAGCTGGGAATAAAGAGCTTGTCGTATCCCAAGACCGCTTTGCCGGCTACAAACAAGCCCTGGAAGAAGCAGGCATCCCTCTCGATGAAAACATCGTCAAGTTTTCTTTCGGTTTCCTCTTGGAAGATAGCAGTTATAAGATTATGGAAAAGATGCCTATTCAGGAAATTGAAGCCTTTGTGACATCGGATAGTATGGTTGCCGAAGGGGCTCTCCACTATCTTAAAGACATCGACTACCGCTTCCCGATTATCACTTTTGACTCTATCAAGCCACGCATCGACGTGGATGCCTATATTAATATCAACACCCTCGAGTTGGGGAGGGAATCTTTCCGAACCTTGCTCCAAATCATTAAAGATAATAAGGATGACAAGCATACTTGCTATCGCCAAGTCATCCCACACAGTATTCTTACTCGTTAG
- a CDS encoding DUF1189 family protein translates to MLPYPFNYFSSLIGFRKTFANRRMLSWFQLIFTSIFLISLSLIPVAVQTASLTSYALDTFVDKAFDTLDEDVMIDFDHHAQIKDHILTTENPEGIHHNAAGTVIIGHHEELKLGKELTLYFDKENLKITKGGKELANIRYQAIDQKALKSKEALTKAISKDWFQQNRLVISLFLVLSAGFLFSINFTFLALGASFLLYLTKKSRLFSFRTFKECYHFILNCLGLPTIIGLICGLFGQSLPTIITVQNILFVLYLVIIFYKTHFRDEDFRN, encoded by the coding sequence ATGTTACCTTATCCTTTTAATTATTTTTCGAGCTTGATTGGTTTTAGAAAAACTTTCGCCAATCGTCGGATGCTTAGCTGGTTCCAGCTCATCTTTACCAGCATCTTTTTGATTTCTCTGTCTTTGATTCCCGTGGCCGTTCAAACAGCATCTTTGACGAGCTATGCTCTGGATACTTTTGTTGATAAGGCATTTGACACTCTGGATGAAGACGTGATGATTGACTTTGACCATCATGCCCAGATAAAAGACCATATACTAACCACTGAAAATCCTGAAGGCATTCATCACAATGCCGCTGGGACTGTCATTATCGGCCATCACGAGGAGCTCAAATTAGGCAAGGAGCTGACCCTTTACTTCGACAAAGAAAATCTTAAAATCACTAAAGGAGGAAAAGAACTGGCCAATATCCGCTACCAAGCCATTGACCAGAAGGCTCTAAAAAGTAAAGAAGCCCTGACCAAAGCCATTTCTAAAGACTGGTTCCAGCAAAACCGCCTGGTAATCAGCCTCTTTCTAGTCCTCTCCGCAGGCTTCCTCTTTAGCATCAACTTTACCTTTCTAGCACTCGGTGCTTCCTTCTTGCTCTATCTGACCAAGAAATCACGGTTATTTTCTTTTAGAACCTTTAAAGAATGCTATCATTTTATCCTCAACTGCCTAGGATTACCAACGATTATCGGCCTTATCTGCGGCTTATTTGGGCAAAGCCTGCCTACGATTATCACCGTTCAAAATATCTTGTTTGTTCTTTATTTGGTGATTATTTTCTACAAAACACATTTTCGTGATGAGGATTTCAGAAATTAG